CCCATTATGGCGTCATTCCTAGGATATGTACAAATTAAGTGTTTATCGCTAAAATAAATGTATGGAAATGTGTAATATCCATAAGGGAGGGATAATGCAGCGGTAGACTTCACGCTATAGTGCTAACGGGAGGTAGATCTCACGCCATAGTGTGATAGACCTCACGCTAAAGTAGCACctgctatttttatttatttttattttatttatttattttttttttttttttcgtacgtTTCCTCCTCTCACATTCCCTGCTCCAGCCGTCCGCAATGACGCATAAGCTGTCCTAAccacgtgatttttttttttttttcccatcaccaCCCAACCAAATTTCCAGCTACGTAACATATTCCTATTACCCCTCTTTTGATTTGCGCTCTTGCTTTTACACAccattccgttttttttttttttttcattaaccccttcagtaccatgacatgttttcatatattttttacttactAGTTATCTGGCGACTTTAtaccgcttcagaaacttatgtgaagacagtggtcattaatcttctgtcttccataaaaccttcctaatgtcaacaaaatcgtctaatcatacccaaaactcacggtaaaagtGCGTTCCAGCAATGAGGGGGTTAACCCATTTACGTGTGCATGCCACTACCATGAAGCCCACAGGAAACAGTGACAACGCCCGCCACCTGCTATAGTTCCGTGCTTGTTTGTTTTAATACAGTCAGGAGTTCACTGAAGGTCGTTTACCTCCCTACTGTTTGAGTAACGCAAtggttcacgagagagagagagagagagagagagagagagagagagagagagagagagagagagaatctagcactatataaattaattaaaaaagtaAACAGATATACAAGTAACAAATCATGGTTCTTCTTCACACATTATGGAGCAATATGcacatttcctttcattaatgTTGAGATTATATTACAGTattctcccccccctcctcctcctcctcttccttgtcttcctcctctcacaactaccaatactactactgctactactactattaatgttattcctcttcctcttattactactacttttgataTTACTTATTACATGAGACAATTACAAATACcataaccacaccaccacctcactcctcTTAATTGATCTCTACCCACAAACAGGTTAGTGTGGAGGAGGCTCAGGTTTAGTACAAGTCCTCCCGAAGACCAATATGTCTACCTTAGGGTGGAGAATcctgctactggtggtggtggcaagggcTCTGCCAGatccctcttcctcgtcctcaagCAGGGACAGGAGACAAGTGGACACATCAAATCTGTCGGATGCAGAATTACTTTGTCGGCTGACATCTGCAGTAGACGGTATCAATGAGAATTGTGACACACCTGCTTCCAAACCTGACACAGCTGTGAGTGGGAACTGCAGGTGTGCTCCTGCCTGGCAGTGCAAGGATGACACTAGTCCTAgtggtaagaagagagagagagagagagagagagagagagagagagagagagagagagagagagagagagagagagagagagagagagagagagagagagagagagagagagagagattaattgctATGTATAAGTAATGGACATTGTGAATGATATTcatcaaagaaaagaacaagtaaaaatcTACTAAGCAGAGACCAGGCAATGGAGAAATTAcataaaatatggaaaaaaaaacatttcaagtTAATTAAAGAGTCAGTATATAAATTTGTCTTCATAACTGAGTGGTCCATTTTCCAAAGTAAAAGAAACCAAGGATTGCTCTCCTCCAGTAATCAGGAATAATTTAGCTCTCTCAGTccctccaaaacacactcaaccaGCTAGTGGCACACATTAAGCAGAAAGCCAACCATTCATCTTCAAACACTGAACTCTCCAGGACTTTAGGCAAAAATGGCTCAGCCAATAACACGTTAAATGATTACTTAGCAAGCATATTCTGGCCCAGACAGTTTGACAGATGTGATGGGTAAAGGAGTATGTATTGTAATGTACACACAGCTGCCTAACAATCTTATTGTCTATAGTGAAGAGGGAACACTGAAAGTATAATGGttcaaagaaagacaaatacatCTCCTTACTCAAGGAACCAAACTAAGTAGGCATTGGGTATCTCAGGTAATTCCATCACGCCATCTTCATTAAACATACTTCCAAACTCATGAAACTCTACTCTTCACCaccagacaaaacacactataatcTTCTTATACAGACTGGAGACAGAATGCTTGTTTTATCTGTAAATTTCTGAAGGAAAGTGGCACAtgcactgcaaaaaaaaaaaaaaaaaaaaaatgttaaacatttagagacagagaaaaggttgacaaaagattaaaagaagactGTCTTTGCAGAGCTGACTGATGGTGGAAGCTTCCTGACACAAGTGAATGTGCGCACTATTGGCATCTCTTGTCCTACACCAGAGGAGGTGTGCTGCTTCAACATTGATGCCTCTCTACAGCCCCAAACTTtacccttctctccatcttgtgGAAAGCGCAACTCTCAAGGAATCGTAACCAATTTTGTTGGATTTGAGGTTAATATTCCTTCTATTCCAGTTTTACAAGAATATGTAAATTGtttaaaacaaagataaagaatCTTCATGAACTTTGATTAAAAAGTGTGAAAACTTCCACAGAATCGCCAATCTCAGTTTGGGGAGTTCCCTTGGATGGCAGCTGTAATGACATCCCAGACGTTTGGACCGGACGCAGCACCTCTGTACATCTGTGGGGGATCACTCATCCACAGCCAGATAGTGCTTACTGCTGCCCATTATATGCAAGAGTAAGGCTCTCAGGTTATGCTTCTTACATTATTACAGTTTTAGTACATCTGTTAATGTAtcccctttattttttcaatttatcaacatggttttctttttatctgcttCATTTTAGCTCCTCCACTTGTTGATCCATTAGAAGGGTTTTGCACATTTTCACACTTCTCAAGATCTTGTACTACTGATGAAgagaaattacttttttttttttattcattactctATATAATATGATCATGTCTGATGTCACAGTAAGACAGCCAGTGAACTAGCTGTAAGACTTGGAGAGTGGAACTTCAGGGAACAGTCAGAATCTGTGCCACATCAGGAGTATGGAATTCAAGAGGTGTTGATACACCCCAAATACGTTGGCACCGTCTTGGCATATGATGTGGCCCTTCTCATCCTTGACCAGCCAGCAACACTTGGCCACACTGTTGACACCATCTGCCTGCCACCACCAAACTATGATTTCAGAGACCACACATGTGTTGTGTCTGGGTGGGGCAAAGATATGTTCAGTGAGACTGGTAAATTCCAACAAGTAAGCCAGAAGACCATTTATAGTCCAACATGTCTGTCTTTATAAACACAAATTTCATACGTTTGATGCCAATTCTCACAATAAATTGTTATGTACTCTCCAGATCCTGAAGTCAATTGATCTGCCACCGGTGGACCACAACTCCTGTGAGAGAGCAATGAGAACAACACGCCTGGGCACAAGCTTCAACCTGCACGAGAGTTTCTTGTGTGCTGGAGGAGAGGCCGGCAAGGATGCCTGCGAGGGTGATGGTGGCTCACCCTTGGCCTGCTTTAAGTCTACTGATCCTAGTAAATACTACCAGGTAAGCCATTTTACAGTAAGCATTCTGTAACTATTCTACCTTTTATGAAGTAACATCTACAGAAATGGGCCTAGTTAATCTATTTCAGATTTATCTCTGTCTGAATCCTAAATAATCTGGCTTTCATCACTCATTACCCAGTGATAACTCATGGTATTACAAAGacattctttatctctctaCTACTCTATTGCATCAATTCAATACTTGCTACACCCCCTACAGGCTGGTGTGGTGTCTTGGGGCATCGGTTGCGGCCAAGCTGGCTTGCCAGGAGTTTACGCTGATGTCAGCAAGGCTGTTCCATGGATTAATACCATTATTCAGGAAAAATTTGGACATGATGTAAGAATTGGTGGTAAATaaaattatttcttctctctactCTAATCTACCAATAATCATTTCCCATGCCAAAGTCACATCCAAATTAGGAGTTTTGAGGATTGCAACAAACAAACTTTCAAAATAAAGATCTCACCATATGAGAATAAGAATATTTTCATATATCCTCAATGAGCAGAAATCAACAAGATGCACCACTCAGTGTATGCATGTATCCTTTAGGGAGCTGGGAAGTGGTTCACATTAAAACACAGCTGGGAAGTGGTTCACATTAAAACACAAGggtctcaagtttcttttcatCACCAGATCACTTGTCGATGTGACATCACGTGTCATCATCATAcatacaaaaagataaataaaatattgcGACATCGGCACTGAGTGCAGActattttctctatatatacaataaataaaatattcgTACAAACTTAACAGTCTATGATCAGCTGTCTCAATCTCTACTTTAAACCAGTCAACCAGAGCAAGATCAACAACAAATATTGCCTCACTCCAATTCCATTTTCTACAGTCAACACTGACCAGACTCAAAACATCGACCTAACATTCTCACATTGATCTCCCTTACAACACTATCCACAAACAGTGAACTACCAAACCAACATCACTCATTCCTCATTCAGTCCAACTCTCATAAGAGACCAATCATTCACATTACTTGCCATTCTCATACACCTTTTATTATTCACATAAAAAATTTTCATCACTTTCAACAATATCTAACCAAGCCCATATATCTATAAACAAACTGTAATCCATAGTACTGCCATacaaaaatgatgaagagggaaaaatttgTAAAGGAAGTGTACAATATATGAGGAAAGCTGAAGATATCAATAGAAGAGGAAGGCCACTCAGAAAGTGGAAGGATGAGGTCAAACAGTAGAAGTGTGATAGAGGTGTTCATATAGGTCTAGTGTTTGAACAAACAAGACATGAATGTTTGGATTGAAAAAGATATAGGTTTTCTCACAGCCACCCCTCTTGAAGGGCACTCccaaaaagagtaagaagacaAGTAGGCGAACAGACAAATACATaggcaaatagataaatggaatcCCTGATGATCCAACCTGTCAAGCATTTTTAAAAAATCCATGTGCAAACACATCCAAATACT
This genomic interval from Portunus trituberculatus isolate SZX2019 chromosome 35, ASM1759143v1, whole genome shotgun sequence contains the following:
- the LOC123513060 gene encoding phenoloxidase-activating factor 2-like — translated: MSTLGWRILLLVVVARALPDPSSSSSSRDRRQVDTSNLSDAELLCRLTSAVDGINENCDTPASKPDTAVSGNCRCAPAWQCKDDTSPSELTDGGSFLTQVNVRTIGISCPTPEEVCCFNIDASLQPQTLPFSPSCGKRNSQGIVTNFVGFENRQSQFGEFPWMAAVMTSQTFGPDAAPLYICGGSLIHSQIVLTAAHYMQDKTASELAVRLGEWNFREQSESVPHQEYGIQEVLIHPKYVGTVLAYDVALLILDQPATLGHTVDTICLPPPNYDFRDHTCVVSGWGKDMFSETGKFQQILKSIDLPPVDHNSCERAMRTTRLGTSFNLHESFLCAGGEAGKDACEGDGGSPLACFKSTDPSKYYQAGVVSWGIGCGQAGLPGVYADVSKAVPWINTIIQEKFGHDVRIGGK